The Bacteroidota bacterium DNA window TTTTTAGAAGCTATGTCGATTTCTTTTATATGGCATTTAACGGATACCTGAAATGGGGCAATGTAGAGATCGGCCCTTATTACAAGATGGCAAGCTATAATGAGATTGAAGGTTTGCGGCTTCGACTGGGAGGCCGGACCAGCAACAAGTTTTCCACTAAACTAATGCTTACAGGACATCTGGCTTATGGAACAGCTGACGATCAGTTCAAATACAACCTGGGTTTCCTGTACCTCTATTCCAAAAATCCACGAAGGGGATTTTCTGCCGAATATACATACGATATTGAACAATTAGGTAGCAGTATTAATGCCTTTAGCGAGGATAATCTTTTCTCATCCTTTTTCAGGAGAAACCCGGCCAATAAACTATCAATGGTGCAGGAATTTGACACCTATTATGAGCATGAGTGGTTCCCGGGATTCTCCAACACATTGAATCTTATTCACAGAAGGGTTTACCCGGTGGGCGATACCCGTTTTGTAATCTATGAAAATGGTACTACAACGGTTAAAAGTTCCCTGATTACTTCAGAGGTTAGGCTGGATACGCGTTTTGCCTATAAGGAGAAATTTGTGATGGGGGAGTTTGAACGTATCAGCCTCGGAACAAACTATCCCGTACTTTCCCTATCCTATGGCTATGGAATACCAGGCTTGCTTAACGGGGAATATGAATATCACCGTCTTCAGCTTGGGGTTCGCCAATGGTTTAACCTGTTTTCTTTTGGTTGGTCGAAATATATCTTTGAAACCGGAAGAATTTGGGGTACCCTGCCTTATCCTCTCCTGAAAATGCTTCCGGGTAATGAGACTTTCCTCTTCGATGAATATGCCTATAATCTGATGAATTATTATGAGTTTCTCACCGATGCCTATATCAGCCTTTATTATACACACCATTTCGATGGTCTCATCCTGAATAAAATTCCGCTGATGCGCAAACTGAAATGGAGGACGGTCGCCCATGCACGTGGGGTCATCGGCAATCTTTCCGATGAAAATAAAAACTATTCTGAGTTTCCCGGTGTCCTGAGTGATCTCGAAAAGCCTTATTATGAAGCCGGTGTCGGGATTGAGAATATTTTTAAGATTTTTAGAGTTGATGCTATCTGGCGTCTTACTCACCGGGAAGAATCGAATGGCGATAATTTTGCTTTGTTTTTATCGTTCTGGTTTTCATTTTAAGTATTTTTGGTTTATGATTTTACGGACAGAAAACCTGGTAAAAAAGTATGGCAGAAGGACGGTGGTCCGTGATGTTTCCTTCCAGGTGAGCCAGGGAGAGATAGTCGGACTCCTCGGCCCGAACGGTGCAGGGAAAACTACTTCATTCTACATGATCGTTGGTTTGATCAAGCCTTTATCCGGAAGAGTTTTTCTCGAAGAACAGGATATCACTGAATTTCCTATGTATAAGAGAGCTCAGATTGGTATCGGATACCTGGCCCAGGAGGCTTCCGTTTTCCGCAAACTCAGTGTTGAGAATAATATCAGGGCTGTTCTTGAATTCACCAGCTATACAAAAGATGAACAAAAAGAAAGGCTGGAAAGCCTGATCGACGAATTTGGCCTGGGGCATGTCAGGAAAAGCCTCGGAATACAACTCTCGGGTGGAGAAAGGCGGCGAACGGAAATTGCCCGCGCCCTGGCTGTCAACCCCAAATTCATCCTCCTCGATGAGCCTTTTGCCGGTGTAGATCCTATCGCCGTCGAAGACATTCAGAGCATTGTCTCTACCCTCAAGGATAAAAACATCGGCGTGCTTATTACCGACCATAATGTTCACGAAACACTTTCCATAACCGACAGAGCATACCTGCTTTTCGAAGGCGCTATCCTGAAATCAGGTACATCAGAGGAACTCGCAATGGATGAACATGTGAGAAAAGTTTACCTGGGTGAGAATTTCGAGTTGAGACGATAAAACGATTGCTGTTTTTCAGGATTTTGCCCTTGCTTTATACTCACGGAAAGCATTTTCGAAATTTTCATCAAACTCTGTGTTAAGCGATTGGTAGGCTTCCAGGAGCTTTTCCCCGGCGGGAGTGAGATGAGTAAATTCCTGGGCAGATGCTCCTTTCCGACATTCAGTTATTGCATAACCTGTTATCGATTCCGCTTCACGGATAAGTTCCTTTGCCTGTTTATAGCTAAATCCAAGCTTTTCGGCTGCTGAAAATAAATCTGGATTCTCCTTCAGGCAATGCAGGATGAAAAATGTACCATCTCCAATCCTGCCATTACCGGTAAGGGAGGTTAACCACAGTTTATAATTCATCAAAACAGTTTGCCTGTCGGCCTTTCCACGTTTTCCCATAGTTTTATTTTCGAGATGCGAAGATACGCATACCGGCTGAAAAGCGAAGTAAGAATAGAAAATATTAATCTTCCTGATGAGGGTTTACCATCTCAATCAGCTCAGGCAGATCCATCCCAATTCTTTTCAGGTGTGAGATTTTTGGAACCCCGTTGCGGGTCCAGCCCCTCCTGAAATACACAGCATCCAAAAGCTTTTGATACTGATCCTCCCGGTAATCCCTCAATACCTTCATTTTTTCCCCGGTACTCTTGCCTTCAGGATTGTATCCAATTTTTTCCTTTAGCTGTTTGTCGTAACGGTCAGCCCTTGATTCATATTCTTCAACGGTTACCGGTCCTGCTGCCCTGAAGGGCTGCTGGTCGTATTTCCTGATACCAAATCCCCTGCGAAGATTGAAAATGCGTTGGAAATTATAAACCCTTTCCGATTGAGTTATCATTTCGTGCTTGTCAAAATCTTTCCCCGTAACAGCTTTGTAAATGGTTACGTAGTTGTCAACATGCTCAGGCACTTTGGCCGGCTCAGATTGTTCTGCATTGTCGGCAGGTTCAACATCATTCCAGGGTAGTTTGCATAAGCCTACCAGTCCGAACCAGGTTCTGAACATCGGGAAATAATGCAAGGCCTCAGCTTTATCCTCAAAGGTCGGAATCTGATTATTCACCATATCCATAAAGATCAGCCAGGCTTCATCATGCTGCGGGCCTTTATTGGTCATGGCAAATCCTCCCTGTTGCGCCAGGGATTCCTTGGATACATATTCCGAGTATTCAAGCCCTTTGTTTTCCATGGCAATATCCTGAAGGAAACCAGGATCACCCCAGCCTTTCTGAATGAACATTTCCTTCATTTTCCTTACACCCATGCCGGCTATCAATCCAAAACCTTCCCCGCGGGCAAGCTGATGCAGCAATTCCATGGCAGAATCGGTATTACCGAAGTTTAACTTCAGCCCTCCTGTCCTCTCTTCATTCAGGATACCGTTTTCATAACACTCCATGACAAACGCCAGCAGGGTACCCCAGGTAATTGTGCAAATTCCGTATGTATCACAGTAAAAATTAGCCTCAATGATATAATCCGGATTGAAGATCCCGCAATTGGATCCCAGCCCGCCGGCATTTTCGTATTCCGGCCCGTCGACAATCACCTTTTGGCCTTTGTAGGGCCCGGTGCGCAATTCATAATTATCTACACCTTTGGCACAGGCCATATTACAGCCTATCCAGCACCCGTCGGGGATGCCCTGTGTGAACCGTTCCTTCCATACTTCCGAGTGGATGGCATCGGCCTCAGGATGGCTTCCGTATTTATAGTTGTGTACAGGCAAAAGGTCGTAGTCGTTCATGATGTTTACCAGGTGAGCCGTTCCTTTAGTCCTCATCTCTGCCTGTGAATCATCAAGATCACGCATTTCCTTGTTGAAGCGTCTGCCCCTTTCCATAATTGACTCAAGATCGGCAACATTATTGAGATTCCCTTTGACCCCCGGAATCTTTGCGACAATAGCCTTAACCTTCTTGTTGCGGAAAACCGTTCCTATGCCTCCCCTTCCTGCCTGTT harbors:
- the lptB gene encoding LPS export ABC transporter ATP-binding protein — its product is MILRTENLVKKYGRRTVVRDVSFQVSQGEIVGLLGPNGAGKTTSFYMIVGLIKPLSGRVFLEEQDITEFPMYKRAQIGIGYLAQEASVFRKLSVENNIRAVLEFTSYTKDEQKERLESLIDEFGLGHVRKSLGIQLSGGERRRTEIARALAVNPKFILLDEPFAGVDPIAVEDIQSIVSTLKDKNIGVLITDHNVHETLSITDRAYLLFEGAILKSGTSEELAMDEHVRKVYLGENFELRR
- a CDS encoding aldehyde:ferredoxin oxidoreductase, with protein sequence MSIEEMKKAHKLLKEWSYEWKPLWRGYTDQTLYINISDNEIRAKEVPPLMKEKFIGGKGYGLRLLWDGTRPETKWDDPDNEINISSGPIGGITQYSGTGKSICVSISPQTDSVMDSNVGGFFGPYLKFAGFDALELQGKATNEIIIFIDGINHKVQIMEAPLEPRDSHELAEILTEMFADDEKDKKNVAVVSSGAAADHSLIGMLNFSFYDSKRKLVRLKQAGRGGIGTVFRNKKVKAIVAKIPGVKGNLNNVADLESIMERGRRFNKEMRDLDDSQAEMRTKGTAHLVNIMNDYDLLPVHNYKYGSHPEADAIHSEVWKERFTQGIPDGCWIGCNMACAKGVDNYELRTGPYKGQKVIVDGPEYENAGGLGSNCGIFNPDYIIEANFYCDTYGICTITWGTLLAFVMECYENGILNEERTGGLKLNFGNTDSAMELLHQLARGEGFGLIAGMGVRKMKEMFIQKGWGDPGFLQDIAMENKGLEYSEYVSKESLAQQGGFAMTNKGPQHDEAWLIFMDMVNNQIPTFEDKAEALHYFPMFRTWFGLVGLCKLPWNDVEPADNAEQSEPAKVPEHVDNYVTIYKAVTGKDFDKHEMITQSERVYNFQRIFNLRRGFGIRKYDQQPFRAAGPVTVEEYESRADRYDKQLKEKIGYNPEGKSTGEKMKVLRDYREDQYQKLLDAVYFRRGWTRNGVPKISHLKRIGMDLPELIEMVNPHQED